A window of the Apostichopus japonicus isolate 1M-3 chromosome 8, ASM3797524v1, whole genome shotgun sequence genome harbors these coding sequences:
- the LOC139971150 gene encoding uncharacterized protein: protein MDSTVQINLNRCSSEQLHSFIPQLSFDIAHKIVSHRRRKGPFENIEDLLDIRGINRELYNSLKKRVFVGDITYVVDTANETTGKRKRRKGRRQTIACNHPKIISHQTVREDVLYKHPLNFQEKRTGAERYGLGLTQEFIGNDQEGLLIFLKGDLKEYSRELDGIQITVSPKQKSNISRSDYQSVKNDSSVTCDGVRPSSPMMYKLNQQSMVDSDIRNCANDEDYFTPKKTTTIIGNPRFSSSANFSILETNNHKETQTDLQPSIIHESRSQVNEGELVYQEASKDAKVRQWLRETDGSSPGHLDFAEGRDDDEDSSRVKRPKTSTPDDFRTPIANLRDYQTRPTGKVEIDYKQRKHENRPVPRCLRHGAIRRCDCDGKRHRRHRDDVYHGHPTNGEDGVLQCIIL, encoded by the exons ATGGATTCCACAGTTCAGATCAATTTAAATCGCTGTTCTTCTGAGCAACTTCACAGCTTCATTCCACAATTGTCTTTCGATATAGCCCACAAAATAGTTTCTCACAGGAGAAGGAAAGGTCCTTTTGAAAATATCGAAGATCTTTTAGACATTCGTGGCATCAACAGAGAACTTTATAACAGTTTAAAGAAGAGAGTGTTTGTTGGTGATATAACATACGTAGTGGATACTGCCAACGAAACCACCGGGAAACGCAAACGGAGGAAGGGAAGAAGGCAAACCATTGCATGTAATCATCCAAAGATAATATCGCATCAGACGGTGAGAGAGGATGTCTTGTACAAGCATCCGTTAAATTTCCAAGAGAAGAGAACGGGAGCCGAAAGATATGGACTAGGCCTGACACAGGAGTTTATTGGGAATGATCAAGAGGGGCTATTAATATTTCTAAAAGGTGACTTAAAGGAATATTCAAGAGAACTAGATGGAATTCAAATCACAGTTTCACCTAAACAAAAGAGCAATATCTCTAGGAGTGATTACCAATCTGTTAAGAACGATTCTTCTGTTACATGTGATGGAGTTAGGCCTTCATCTCCAATGATGTATAAATTGAATCAACAAAGTATGGTGGATTCCGATATACGAAACTGTGCGAACGATGAAGATTACTTTACGCCAAAGAAAACGACAACAATCATCGGTAATCCAAGATTTTCGAGCAGCGCAAATTTTTCAATTCTTGAAACAAACAATCACAAAGAAACGCAAACTGATTTACAGCCAAGCATTATCCACGAGAGTAGAAGTCAGGTAAATGAAGGTGAACTTGTTTACCAAGAGGCAAGCAAAGATGCAAAGGTTAGACAGTGGCTGAGAGAAACTGACGGCAGTTCCCCTGGACATCTGGACTTTGCAGAAGGCCGAGATGATGATGAGG ACTCTTCACGAGTCAAGAGACCGAAGACGTCTACACCGGATGACTTCCGAACACCGATTGCTAATCTTCGTGACTACCAGACACGACCAACGGGGAAAGTTGAGATCGACTACAAACAACGTAAACACGAGAACCGCCCGGTACCGCGGTGTTTACGGCATGGGGCCATAAGACGATGTGATTGTGATGGAAAACGCCATCGTAGACACCGTGATGACGTGTATCACGGACACCCCACGAATGGCGAAGATGGGGTTTTGCAGTGCATTATTTTGTAG
- the LOC139970890 gene encoding uncharacterized protein codes for MASKERDDQVRVFLWALPRSVSTAMTKCMSFVDEAQIWFEPYLYSYHNEKFRDPAFLQKFAASKKGSVMEKVMKEMKPVLEATPRGNRLDNDLFEFPWVKTQLENEDSEKKVIFVKDMAHVLNQRYEHLPIATSKFRHTFLIRDPHRMYPSFRKMMGVMLSEDEKETMDITKEDEFYDTEQIYKYTYDLWKYTKENLDPDALIIDGTELTTHPEKLLPKYFEALGIPYKAEYLQWDENPEILIQWKASFESLVGAYLANVIKSAAHSTHFIPEAGEAPSRESLTPDIIKCIDASLPYYKEMFEHRIKP; via the exons ATGGCTTCTAAAGAACGAGACGACCAAGTCCGGGTCTTCCTTTGGGCACTTCCCAGGTCAGTTTCTACCGCAATGACCAAATGCATGAGCTTTGTTGACGAAGCACAGATTTGGTTTGAACCTTACCTCTACAGTTATCACAACGAGAAATTTCGAGATCCAGCATTTCTTCAGAAGTTTGCTGCATCAAAGAAGGGTTCTGTGATGGAAAAAGTCATGAAGGAAATGAAACCAGTCTTAGAGGCGACGCCCCGTGGAAATCGCTTGGACAACGATCTTTTTGA ATTTCCTTGGGTGAAGACACAACTCGAGAATGAGGACTCAGAGAAGAAAGTCATCTTTGTTAAAGATATGGCTCACGTTTTAAACCAGCGGTATGAACATTTACCAATCGCAACGAGCAAGTTTCGTCATACATTTCTCATACGAGATCCACACCGAATGTACCCATCATTCCGTAAAATGATGGGAGTTATGCTCTCTGAGGATGAGAAGGAAACAATGGATATAACAAAGGAAGATGAATTCTATGATACAGAGCAGATCTACAAATACACATACGATTTATGGAAGTATACAAAGGAAAACTTGGATCCCGATGCCCTTATCATCGATGGAACAGAACTGACAACCCATCCGGAGAAACTTCTACCGAAGTACTTTGAAGCTCTTGGTATCCCATACAAAGCGGAATACTTGCAGTGGGATGAAAATCCTGAGATTCTCATCCAGTGGAAGGCATCATTTGAGTCATTAGTCGGTGCTTACTTGGCAAATGTGATCAAGTCAGCCGCGCATAGTACTCATTTCATCCCAGAGGCAGGGGAGGCTCCATCTCGCGAGAGTTTGACCCCTGACATCATCAAATGTATTGATGCCTCCCTTCCATATTATAAGGAGATGTTTGAGCACAGAATCAAGCCTTAA
- the LOC139970928 gene encoding uncharacterized protein, with product MASKERDDQVRVFLWALPRSVSTAMTKCMSFVDEAQIWFEPYLYSYHNEKFRDPAFLQKFAASKKGSMMEKAMKEMKPVLEATPRGNRLDNDLFEFSWVKTQLENEDLEKKVIFVKDMAHVLNQRYEHLPIATSKFRHTFLIRDPHRMYPSFRKMMGVMLSEDEKETMDITKEDAFYDTEQIYKYTYDLWKYTKENLDPDALIIDGTELTTHPEKLLPKYFEALGIPYKAEYLQWDENPEILIQWKASFESLVGAYLANLIKSAAHSTHFIPEAGEPPSRESLTPDVIKCIDASFPYYNEMFEHRIKP from the exons ATGGCTTCTAAAGAACGAGACGACCAAGTCCGGGTCTTCCTTTGGGCACTTCCCAGGTCAGTTTCTACCGCTATGACCAAATGCATGAGCTTTGTCGACGAAGCACAGATTTGGTTTGAACCTTACCTCTACAGTTATCACAACGAGAAATTTCGAGATCCAGCATTTCTTCAGAAGTTTGCTGCATCAAAGAAGGGTTCTATGATGGAAAAAGCCATGAAGGAAATGAAACCAGTCTTAGAGGCGACACCCCGTGGAAATCGCTTGGACAACGATCTTTTTGA ATTTTCTTGGGTGAAAACACAACTGGAGAATGAGGACTTAGAGAAGAAAGTCATCTTTGTTAAAGATATGGCTCACGTTTTAAACCAGCGGTATGAACATTTACCAATCGCAACGAGCAAGTTTCGTCATACATTTCTCATACGAGATCCACACCGAATGTACCCATCATTCCGTAAAATGATGGGAGTTATGCTCTCTGAGGATGAGAAGGAAACAATGGATATAACAAAGGAAGATGCATTCTATGATACAGAGCAGATCTACAAATACACATACGATTTATGGAAGTATACAAAGGAAAACTTGGATCCCGATGCCCTTATCATCGATGGAACAGAACTGACAACCCATCCGGAGAAACTTCTACCGAAATACTTTGAAGCTCTTGGTATCCCATACAAAGCGGAATACTTGCAGTGGGATGAAAATCCTGAGATTCTCATCCAGTGGAAGGCATCATTTGAGTCGTTAGTCGGTGCTTACTTGGCAAATTTGATCAAGTCAGCCGCGCATAGTACTCATTTCATCCCAGAGGCAGGGGAGCCTCCATCTCGCGAGAGTTTGACccctgacgtcatcaaatgtaTTGATGCCTCCTTTCCGTATTATAATGAAATGTTTGAGCACAGAATCAAGCCTTAA